The Candidatus Melainabacteria bacterium genome includes a window with the following:
- a CDS encoding response regulator transcription factor — MPGELVAPRILSKTVSMAKILLVEDDTELARSLIDWLELEHHNVEYCERGNDALERLKFFEFDVVILDWNLPEVTGIEILKEFRDRGGMTPILLLTGRDGVAEIETGLNAGADDYLTKPCNVRELSARVKALMRRQNKVYEQIFKIRGLEVDIPKHRVSRDGKEIKLQPKEFSLLEFLLRNPNDAFSVESLLSRIWSSDSDASPDTVRVCITRLRNKIDVPDQPSIIRTVHRIGYQIDLFGNPPAATS, encoded by the coding sequence ATGCCCGGTGAACTGGTTGCTCCCCGAATCCTGTCCAAAACGGTCTCAATGGCGAAGATCTTACTAGTCGAAGACGATACCGAGCTGGCTCGAAGCTTAATAGATTGGCTAGAGCTTGAGCACCATAACGTCGAATACTGCGAACGCGGCAACGACGCGCTCGAACGATTGAAGTTCTTTGAGTTTGATGTGGTGATCCTGGACTGGAATCTACCTGAAGTTACAGGTATCGAGATTCTCAAAGAATTCCGAGACCGAGGTGGCATGACGCCGATTCTCCTCCTGACGGGGCGTGATGGTGTAGCTGAAATTGAAACGGGACTGAATGCCGGCGCCGACGACTATTTGACCAAACCCTGCAATGTCCGTGAGCTGTCAGCGCGTGTCAAAGCCCTGATGCGCAGACAAAACAAGGTGTACGAACAGATTTTCAAAATTCGCGGATTAGAGGTCGATATACCAAAACACCGCGTCTCCAGAGATGGAAAGGAAATAAAACTGCAGCCCAAAGAATTTTCCCTGCTTGAGTTTCTATTGCGCAATCCTAACGATGCCTTTAGCGTAGAATCGCTGTTGTCTCGTATATGGAGTTCAGACTCAGATGCCTCACCAGATACGGTGCGCGTTTGCATAACCAGATTACGAAACAAAATCGACGTACCAGATCAACCTTCTATAATTCGC
- a CDS encoding LysM peptidoglycan-binding domain-containing protein: MSTRDCTPQRSERIDHRDGGERSASMQSTDRVALLKEGASINRYISPTAERYLPNVTIDQRLGSAYGRCDNGTEVNNRNFDPRNLQNQFDPRYGADRRSFDPRNGDPRFDPRNGGDPRLDPRNGGDPRFDPRNGGDPRLDPRNGGDPRLDPRNGRDPRLDSQSFAPDGQMRDHTVQRGDSLWKIARNALRESGQPASARDIMNAIRSIVEANKAEHPSLANNPNLIIDGWHLKIPVGGQDASRADGTRDLYQFGGDRRQQRTRYDGGDAYFDQRDGAYQRPYGEGPGEFRGRRHSRGDWSGREYGTDPYGRRIPYDRNGEPYPYERSPNPYGRNPYERNPYEQNPYRRGPYDSNPYARPPGYGQDAANQPMNPLSMALREAALLAARGMQTIGRCAAGVQVALARIGHGQFMGSGNAWDMGAKMARSGKFDVLPLSEAREGDVIVRSWNRNVIAQNRGRNWGDIVVVTSRDSRGNLMGANDHHGRIPPDGGRYTNSYVLRCRT, encoded by the coding sequence ATGAGCACTCGCGATTGTACCCCTCAAAGATCTGAACGCATCGACCATCGGGACGGTGGAGAACGCTCGGCTTCAATGCAGTCGACCGATCGGGTGGCTTTGCTGAAAGAAGGCGCTTCCATTAATCGCTATATTTCTCCGACGGCGGAGCGTTACTTGCCTAATGTGACTATCGATCAGAGGCTCGGGTCAGCTTATGGTCGTTGCGATAATGGTACCGAAGTTAACAATCGCAATTTCGATCCTCGCAATCTACAGAATCAGTTTGACCCTAGATATGGTGCAGATCGGCGAAGTTTCGATCCGCGCAACGGCGACCCGAGGTTTGACCCGCGCAACGGCGGTGATCCCAGACTTGATCCGCGCAACGGGGGTGACCCGAGGTTTGACCCGCGCAACGGCGGTGATCCCAGACTTGATCCGCGCAACGGGGGTGACCCGCGATTGGATCCGCGTAACGGGCGCGACCCAAGATTGGATTCCCAGAGTTTTGCACCAGATGGTCAGATGCGCGATCATACCGTGCAAAGGGGCGACAGCCTCTGGAAGATAGCCCGTAATGCTTTAAGAGAGTCCGGTCAACCGGCCAGTGCCCGCGATATCATGAATGCCATTCGCAGTATTGTTGAGGCGAACAAAGCCGAGCATCCGTCGCTGGCGAATAATCCCAATTTGATTATCGATGGATGGCACTTAAAGATTCCTGTCGGTGGACAGGATGCCTCAAGAGCAGATGGAACTCGCGACCTCTATCAGTTCGGCGGAGATAGGCGTCAGCAACGCACCAGATACGATGGCGGAGACGCATACTTTGATCAGCGTGATGGTGCATATCAAAGACCCTACGGTGAGGGACCAGGTGAGTTCAGAGGACGCAGGCACAGTCGGGGAGACTGGTCTGGCCGCGAGTACGGTACGGATCCTTACGGGCGACGAATTCCTTACGACAGAAACGGTGAGCCATATCCGTATGAGCGGAGTCCGAACCCATATGGGCGCAATCCTTATGAGAGAAATCCATACGAGCAAAATCCTTATAGGCGGGGGCCATACGACTCCAATCCATATGCTCGTCCGCCTGGTTACGGGCAGGATGCAGCCAACCAACCTATGAATCCGCTCTCGATGGCTTTACGCGAAGCCGCTCTTCTGGCGGCTCGCGGTATGCAAACTATTGGTCGTTGTGCCGCGGGAGTGCAAGTGGCATTGGCGCGAATTGGACATGGTCAATTCATGGGATCAGGCAACGCCTGGGATATGGGTGCGAAAATGGCGCGCAGTGGAAAGTTCGACGTACTTCCTCTCTCCGAGGCGCGTGAGGGCGACGTCATCGTGCGGAGTTGGAATCGAAATGTAATCGCTCAAAACCGTGGACGGAATTGGGGTGATATTGTCGTGGTCACTTCTCGCGACAGTCGTGGTAACCTCATGGGCGCAAACGATCATCACGGAAGAATTCCTCCAGATGGTGGACGCTACACTAACAGTTACGTTTTGCGTTGCCGAACTTGA
- a CDS encoding N-acetylmuramoyl-L-alanine amidase, with translation MLFNRSVIAALSLITIAASAMTPAHAIVGRLGSHSIGAIRRMQQSSLRLSRTHRHSQRTARKNHGTGLRLVSLKHKRKHGKSGKISIHSPSYLWNAPSQPDDDDSFLDEESRAAISQQFRNGNSEAYSPSSLIQSGVFAYCPLHGGVFQRRNSVKNIILHSTETAREADAQRVITSWNNKGLRHAGAQFVVDRDGTIYCTADPQYGTTHVDNRRTRQGVNNDNSIGIEIVRTGSQEYSQAQLASVVCLVRYLQDRFKVTDNHIFGHGQIQPSDRSDPVNFDWQSFKADKQTLTRTPVATKLDE, from the coding sequence ATGCTGTTCAATCGCAGCGTCATTGCGGCGCTAAGCCTGATTACAATCGCCGCCAGTGCTATGACTCCCGCCCATGCCATTGTCGGGCGTCTGGGCAGTCACTCAATTGGTGCGATACGTCGCATGCAGCAGAGCTCGTTGAGGTTGTCCCGTACTCATCGACATAGCCAGAGAACCGCGCGTAAAAATCATGGCACAGGACTGAGACTAGTTTCTCTCAAGCACAAACGCAAACATGGCAAAAGCGGCAAAATCAGCATCCACAGTCCTTCTTATTTATGGAATGCGCCCTCTCAGCCTGACGATGATGATTCATTTCTGGACGAAGAATCCAGAGCTGCAATTAGTCAACAATTTCGTAACGGCAACTCAGAAGCTTATTCACCCTCGAGCTTAATCCAGTCAGGTGTTTTTGCATATTGCCCACTTCATGGTGGTGTCTTCCAAAGACGTAACAGCGTTAAAAACATTATTCTGCACTCCACAGAAACAGCCCGAGAGGCTGATGCCCAGAGAGTAATCACAAGCTGGAATAACAAAGGGCTTCGTCACGCCGGAGCACAATTTGTAGTTGACCGAGACGGCACCATTTACTGCACAGCAGATCCGCAATATGGCACGACTCATGTCGACAATAGACGAACTCGTCAGGGAGTTAATAACGATAATTCTATTGGCATTGAAATAGTGCGCACCGGCTCTCAGGAATATTCTCAAGCTCAACTAGCGTCGGTTGTCTGCCTGGTGCGATACTTACAAGACCGGTTTAAAGTGACAGATAATCATATTTTTGGACATGGGCAGATCCAACCAAGCGACAGATCTGATCCTGTTAATTTTGACTGGCAGTCCTTTAAAGCCGATAAACAGACTCTGACGCGCACACCCGTCGCAACAAAACTCGACGAATAG